Proteins encoded by one window of Desulfurococcus sp.:
- the rgy gene encoding reverse gyrase — protein sequence MPASSQPFIFDFREHGIYRHACPNCGGWISDERLLFKAPCKKCLREKDFREVKEQLKNNSGLSRLQVLELYESRMSEKKKKMIKQLIEEEKRLKDFEEFFEKATGGLRMWSAQRMWARRLLKKSSFSIIAPTGMGKTVFSLIASLYLVANSKGHGKEDQQSKAYLVFPTTPLLRQAEEKIRLFAENIGRKPCSSEEWGENCLRILCVHGRLSKEERERALEKLSKGDFDILMSTNAFMHKSFELLKNKGFKLIVMDDVDAVLRSGKAVRRLLEIIGVEGEFIDKALNLVKAQFKLGSLSGEERNKLEEEIRGLKEEVNNVRKKLDTILLVNSATGRPRGIYPKLFKVLLGFEAGSKPEAIRNIVDTYVEPSEGVEEELVKLVSILGNGILVFVPADKGVEYAEKITELLKSRGFKAETFHSKKPLKILKAFENGEIDVLVGVATYYGVMVRGLDMPERVKYVVFTGVPRHKFSSTLEEPSPTDILRILLVLQHVVEGDRKNVIEKLAGRISRRIKAMSPAAVMRIKEDLARKLKGEEVEETPLLRDLLEAREIIVEELSRGETWRKISDLGDVGIIRENGKHFMLIPDSATYIQASGRASRLYPGGITKGLSIIIVDDKRLLNGLVKKLRWIYEDFAIKPLSQVNLNELVKQIEEERVKVAEILKKGITAVQQAADPVKTALMIVESPNKAKTIANFFGKPSVRVISNVLQAYEVTIGNYVLTIAATGGHVYDLVAYRDSDPPEAGGRKHLYGVIVGEKEFLPIYTDIKKCSNGHQFTEDPSEENGRLECPRCKLENKSSEVARKLDIVNALRELSKEVDVVLIATDPDSEGEKIAWDLRVLLEPYANEIRRVEFHEVTRRAILNAIREPRDFNLSLVESQIVRRIEDRWLGFSLSEKVQKYAWLKYCLEYLASRREESKSRCCKPNNNFSAGRVQTPVLEYIVSETERRKRREEWRYKLTIYVEDIGDFIYTTIPYKDAEELGVLKRVKNKKPTPVDIEVVAKDVEEVNPPPPFTTDTLIEEASRLLGFTATRTMELAQNLFEVGLITYHRTDSTRISDVGIAIARQYLEEKYGADSQLFFKPRTWGEGGAHEAIRPTRPIDAERLVDLMREGSLAFPVKLTRDHLRLYDLVFRRFMASQMKAARLEKLKFKVTIGERSYDVETYTGVVEKGYLDVYGNVKVVEASLKLEPGMKVRGEIHGGDVVKPPMLRFHDIVKWMKEQGIGRPSTYAKIIQTIIDRRYVIVSGKTKSLIPVTRGKYVLKFLEDYYSDIVSVETTRKLEEYMEKISLSDDRSEYLEILSEIYNEVVDKILENKEVNGKLEDMYKEMCLSGGLE from the coding sequence GTGCCTGCTTCCAGTCAACCATTTATATTTGATTTCAGAGAACACGGTATTTACAGGCATGCATGCCCTAACTGTGGTGGCTGGATAAGCGATGAAAGACTCTTATTTAAAGCTCCATGCAAGAAATGCTTGAGGGAGAAGGATTTCAGGGAAGTTAAAGAGCAGTTGAAGAATAATAGCGGGCTCAGCCGTCTACAAGTGCTCGAGCTGTACGAGAGCAGGATGAGTGAAAAGAAAAAGAAGATGATAAAGCAGCTTATAGAAGAAGAGAAAAGGCTAAAGGACTTCGAGGAGTTCTTCGAGAAGGCTACTGGAGGCCTTAGAATGTGGAGTGCTCAGAGAATGTGGGCTAGACGCCTCCTCAAGAAGTCATCGTTTAGTATTATAGCGCCGACAGGCATGGGTAAAACTGTGTTCTCGCTTATAGCATCACTATACTTAGTAGCTAACAGTAAGGGGCATGGTAAGGAGGATCAGCAGTCTAAAGCCTACCTAGTCTTCCCGACTACACCACTCCTGCGTCAAGCCGAGGAGAAGATAAGATTATTTGCGGAGAATATAGGTAGGAAGCCTTGTAGCAGCGAGGAGTGGGGAGAAAACTGTTTAAGAATACTCTGCGTGCACGGGCGGCTCAGTAAAGAGGAAAGAGAGCGAGCTCTCGAAAAGCTCAGTAAAGGAGACTTCGATATACTCATGTCGACAAACGCCTTCATGCATAAGAGCTTCGAGCTCTTAAAGAACAAGGGTTTCAAGCTAATTGTAATGGATGATGTCGATGCTGTTCTAAGAAGTGGTAAAGCTGTGAGGAGACTCCTAGAGATAATAGGTGTTGAAGGAGAATTCATTGATAAAGCATTAAACCTAGTTAAAGCCCAGTTCAAGCTGGGGTCTCTAAGCGGTGAGGAAAGAAATAAGCTTGAAGAAGAAATCAGAGGGCTTAAAGAGGAAGTCAATAACGTGAGAAAGAAGCTAGATACAATACTCCTCGTTAACAGTGCTACAGGCAGGCCGAGAGGCATCTACCCGAAGCTATTTAAAGTCCTCCTGGGCTTCGAAGCTGGATCCAAGCCTGAAGCCATAAGAAACATAGTAGACACCTACGTTGAACCCTCTGAGGGGGTTGAGGAAGAGCTAGTTAAACTAGTCTCTATTCTCGGAAACGGGATCCTAGTATTCGTGCCTGCTGATAAAGGAGTAGAGTATGCTGAGAAAATAACTGAGCTCCTTAAATCCAGAGGTTTTAAGGCTGAAACATTCCACTCAAAGAAGCCGTTGAAAATACTGAAGGCGTTTGAAAACGGCGAGATAGACGTGCTGGTGGGAGTAGCCACCTACTACGGTGTCATGGTTAGAGGCTTAGATATGCCTGAGAGAGTAAAGTACGTTGTGTTTACTGGAGTCCCCCGCCATAAGTTTAGCTCGACGCTTGAGGAGCCCTCACCAACCGACATCCTGAGGATACTCCTCGTGCTCCAGCATGTTGTCGAAGGCGATAGGAAGAATGTAATCGAGAAGTTGGCTGGGAGGATATCGAGGAGAATCAAAGCTATGAGTCCTGCAGCCGTCATGAGGATCAAGGAGGATCTAGCTAGAAAGCTTAAAGGCGAGGAGGTAGAGGAGACACCGCTTCTAAGAGACCTTCTGGAGGCGCGTGAAATAATAGTAGAAGAGCTCTCCAGAGGGGAGACATGGAGGAAAATCTCTGATCTAGGCGATGTCGGGATTATTAGGGAGAATGGAAAGCACTTCATGCTGATACCGGATTCAGCAACATACATCCAGGCCAGCGGTAGGGCTTCAAGACTATATCCAGGCGGGATAACAAAAGGTCTCTCGATTATAATAGTCGATGATAAAAGACTCCTCAACGGCTTAGTGAAGAAGCTGAGATGGATCTACGAGGACTTCGCAATAAAGCCTCTAAGCCAGGTAAACCTGAACGAGCTAGTAAAGCAGATAGAAGAAGAGAGGGTAAAGGTAGCAGAGATCCTAAAGAAAGGTATTACAGCCGTCCAGCAAGCTGCCGACCCGGTTAAAACAGCCTTAATGATAGTTGAATCCCCCAATAAGGCTAAAACTATAGCCAACTTCTTCGGTAAGCCGAGCGTGAGAGTAATTAGCAACGTACTACAAGCATACGAGGTGACAATAGGAAACTACGTTCTCACAATAGCGGCTACAGGCGGCCATGTATACGATCTAGTAGCCTATAGGGATTCTGATCCACCTGAGGCAGGCGGGAGAAAACACCTCTATGGAGTAATAGTAGGAGAAAAAGAATTCCTACCCATATACACGGATATCAAGAAGTGTTCTAATGGACATCAATTCACAGAGGATCCCTCTGAAGAAAACGGGAGGCTCGAGTGCCCTAGATGCAAGCTGGAGAATAAGTCCTCGGAGGTTGCAAGGAAGCTAGATATTGTCAATGCTTTAAGAGAGCTCTCAAAGGAAGTTGATGTAGTCTTAATAGCTACAGACCCGGACTCTGAAGGGGAGAAGATAGCATGGGATCTAAGAGTACTCCTCGAACCCTACGCGAACGAGATTAGAAGAGTAGAATTCCATGAGGTTACACGGAGAGCAATATTAAACGCTATTAGGGAGCCGAGAGACTTCAACCTCTCGCTTGTGGAATCGCAGATTGTTAGGAGAATAGAGGATAGATGGCTGGGCTTCTCGCTCTCAGAGAAAGTTCAAAAGTACGCCTGGCTTAAATACTGCCTAGAATACCTTGCTAGTAGACGCGAGGAGAGTAAATCAAGGTGCTGTAAACCCAATAATAACTTTAGTGCCGGTAGAGTCCAGACACCTGTTCTAGAGTACATTGTAAGTGAAACTGAGAGAAGAAAGAGACGCGAGGAATGGAGGTATAAGCTCACAATATACGTGGAGGATATAGGGGACTTCATATATACTACTATTCCGTACAAGGATGCCGAGGAACTAGGAGTTTTAAAGCGCGTTAAAAACAAGAAGCCAACACCCGTTGACATAGAAGTCGTAGCCAAGGATGTAGAAGAAGTAAACCCCCCACCCCCCTTCACTACAGACACGCTTATTGAGGAGGCTTCAAGACTACTCGGGTTCACTGCAACTAGAACTATGGAGCTAGCCCAGAATCTCTTCGAGGTAGGACTTATAACATACCACAGGACTGACAGCACGCGCATCAGCGATGTCGGTATAGCTATTGCCAGGCAGTACCTCGAAGAGAAGTACGGAGCAGACTCACAGTTATTCTTTAAGCCGAGAACATGGGGGGAGGGCGGAGCTCACGAAGCCATACGCCCCACTAGACCAATAGATGCTGAGAGACTAGTCGACTTAATGAGGGAGGGCTCTCTCGCATTCCCTGTCAAGTTGACCCGAGACCACCTAAGGCTCTACGACCTAGTATTCCGAAGATTTATGGCGAGCCAGATGAAAGCGGCTAGACTGGAGAAGCTGAAATTCAAGGTTACAATAGGAGAGCGTAGCTATGATGTTGAAACCTACACAGGCGTAGTGGAGAAAGGATACTTAGACGTATACGGTAATGTGAAAGTAGTTGAAGCCAGCTTAAAACTCGAACCGGGTATGAAAGTCCGCGGAGAGATACATGGTGGAGATGTAGTTAAACCACCAATGCTGAGATTCCACGATATCGTTAAATGGATGAAGGAGCAGGGGATTGGAAGACCCAGCACGTACGCTAAGATAATACAAACCATAATTGATAGAAGATACGTAATTGTAAGTGGTAAAACTAAATCACTGATACCAGTCACCCGTGGTAAATACGTGTTGAAATTCCTTGAAGACTACTATAGCGACATAGTTAGCGTGGAGACGACTAGGAAGCTCGAGGAATACATGGAAAAGATAAGCCTAAGCGATGATAGAAGCGAGTACCTGGAGATCCTCAGTGAAATATACAATGAAGTCGTGGATAAGATACTCGAGAACAAGGAGGTAAACGGGAAGCTCGAAGACATGTATAAAGAAATGTGTCTTAGTGGAGGCTTAGAATAG
- a CDS encoding translation initiation factor IF-5A, which translates to MSKTYETLGNLKVGSFIIIDGEPCRIVEMTRAKTGKHGSAKANVVAISLFTKSKKTLIAPVDTQVEVPIIEKRVGQVIADMGASYQIMDMETYETFEVEKELIDDEVRSKMSVGSEVEYWIVMNKRIIVRLR; encoded by the coding sequence TTGAGTAAAACATATGAGACACTAGGGAACCTAAAGGTTGGAAGCTTCATTATTATCGACGGCGAGCCCTGCAGGATAGTTGAAATGACGCGTGCTAAAACAGGTAAGCATGGAAGCGCTAAGGCTAACGTGGTTGCAATCAGCCTTTTCACGAAATCTAAGAAGACCCTTATAGCCCCCGTAGACACGCAGGTTGAAGTACCCATTATAGAGAAGCGTGTAGGCCAGGTTATCGCTGATATGGGAGCATCCTATCAGATCATGGATATGGAGACCTATGAGACATTCGAGGTTGAAAAAGAGTTAATTGACGATGAGGTAAGAAGTAAGATGAGTGTAGGCTCTGAAGTAGAATACTGGATTGTAATGAATAAAAGAATTATAGTGCGCTTACGTTAG
- a CDS encoding sodium:solute symporter family protein, with protein sequence MTTFIAALILYILAGTLIALASSRLGVRSAEDYIKAGGRVGGLLSFASYAAATYSAFMMIGLVGLTYATGAGALGFELSYLLATVILLSTAGYKIWSLSRKRGWMTPPQMLRDLYSSKLLGLLTTGLYIIAMIPYIAAQIQGLTVVFNYAGFNPELGVVVSAIIAYLWILSAGMWSLATTGLYRDLVTLAGSIVFITGLLDVSGVTALNALSTAGEKGYLGLTGFWTPQVFLAYTTPWVFFAVTNPQVVVKLFIQRDSRAYKRSVVFFAVFGLAYTLMVVIAGLIARGLTEMGLLPLIARRDDVTVCLLSRFFDPVSSSLIAVSITAAAVSVTSNIIHVIASSIYSELTGRVRSNPLLVLNVLGLAVTAVSSTIAYARVSHIVDLSVMTSVFLLPLAPLTLLGVYFEKHVGRYTRTASIISLVTGAGIAGASTLINGARNAFTAVYMGIPVSLWVLVASTTVLTAGLILDSAIHGKQSLKV encoded by the coding sequence TTGACCACCTTTATCGCCGCTTTAATCCTCTACATTTTAGCCGGTACGCTGATAGCACTTGCATCGAGTAGGCTTGGTGTTAGAAGTGCTGAAGACTATATTAAAGCAGGTGGCAGAGTTGGCGGGCTACTCAGCTTCGCATCCTATGCTGCAGCAACCTACAGTGCATTCATGATGATAGGTCTCGTTGGATTAACCTATGCTACAGGTGCTGGAGCCCTTGGATTCGAGCTCTCCTATCTACTAGCGACAGTAATACTGCTCTCCACAGCAGGATATAAGATATGGAGTCTTTCAAGAAAAAGAGGCTGGATGACCCCGCCTCAAATGCTCAGGGATCTCTACTCCTCTAAGCTTCTAGGCCTGCTTACAACAGGACTCTACATTATTGCAATGATACCCTATATTGCAGCGCAAATCCAGGGTCTCACCGTGGTATTCAATTACGCTGGATTTAATCCAGAGTTAGGCGTAGTTGTAAGTGCTATCATAGCTTACCTGTGGATACTTTCAGCAGGAATGTGGAGTCTTGCTACAACTGGCTTGTACCGGGATCTCGTGACTCTCGCCGGCAGTATTGTATTTATTACAGGGCTCCTAGATGTTTCTGGAGTCACCGCTCTCAATGCTCTCAGCACGGCTGGCGAAAAAGGCTACCTTGGGTTAACAGGCTTCTGGACTCCTCAGGTTTTCCTAGCTTATACTACTCCATGGGTTTTCTTCGCTGTCACAAACCCGCAGGTTGTTGTAAAGCTGTTTATTCAGAGAGATAGTAGAGCGTATAAGAGAAGCGTGGTTTTCTTCGCTGTCTTCGGGCTGGCGTACACATTGATGGTAGTGATAGCCGGGCTTATAGCAAGAGGGTTAACCGAGATGGGGTTGCTGCCCTTGATAGCTAGACGTGATGATGTAACAGTATGCCTGCTCTCCAGGTTCTTTGATCCAGTATCATCATCGCTTATTGCAGTGTCAATTACAGCTGCAGCAGTTTCAGTTACCAGTAATATTATCCACGTTATCGCTAGCAGCATCTACTCGGAGCTTACCGGTAGAGTAAGAAGCAACCCTCTACTAGTACTCAATGTGCTCGGCTTAGCTGTGACAGCAGTATCCTCTACTATAGCTTACGCTAGAGTTTCACACATAGTGGATTTAAGCGTGATGACATCGGTATTCCTGCTCCCTCTAGCCCCTCTTACCCTTCTAGGCGTCTACTTCGAGAAGCATGTAGGCAGGTATACGAGGACTGCTTCTATAATCTCTCTTGTCACGGGGGCAGGTATAGCTGGTGCTAGCACTTTGATTAATGGGGCTAGAAATGCTTTCACAGCAGTATATATGGGTATCCCGGTGTCGCTCTGGGTTCTCGTGGCTTCTACTACAGTGCTCACAGCAGGTTTAATACTGGATTCGGCAATCCATGGTAAGCAAAGTTTAAAAGTGTAG
- a CDS encoding carbon-nitrogen hydrolase family protein gives MSTAGFKLVELDGEPGSKLGIAHIPVVLDAFGANLRHIRKVVFYASEIGVETLILPYSSAFGQVIEVYSNRMEPGELRRRYAIDAEHPYIKALRYLSTSYGVSIASPGVIERIRGWYYISTIFVHKDSGTLISQRKIVVSSEEKRVGVRPGREIVVFDDGRLKYLVLLSNEILAPEIGRLGVIEGGNILITVLPPLKPLEDYTTILKAIARMLGVWVVNVGGLYLIESNLHALNSMVIDPGGRTVLLHQDSTPGLITISFKKIRQLLEADEREFNATDVLKLVLKHYRRTRGKSSF, from the coding sequence TTGAGTACAGCAGGCTTTAAGCTAGTAGAACTAGATGGAGAGCCGGGTTCGAAGCTAGGTATTGCTCACATACCAGTGGTACTAGACGCTTTCGGCGCCAACCTAAGACATATCCGTAAAGTAGTATTCTACGCGAGCGAGATAGGTGTTGAAACCTTAATTCTCCCATACTCTTCAGCATTCGGGCAGGTCATAGAAGTGTACTCTAACCGCATGGAACCCGGAGAGCTACGTAGAAGGTACGCCATTGACGCTGAACACCCGTATATTAAAGCCCTCAGATACCTCTCAACCAGCTACGGAGTCAGCATAGCCTCACCTGGTGTAATTGAGCGAATACGAGGCTGGTACTACATATCTACTATATTCGTGCATAAAGATAGCGGCACTCTCATCTCTCAGAGGAAGATAGTGGTCTCCAGCGAGGAGAAGAGAGTGGGAGTGAGACCCGGCCGCGAGATTGTAGTCTTCGATGACGGGCGGTTGAAGTACCTGGTGCTTCTATCGAATGAGATACTAGCTCCAGAGATAGGTAGGCTGGGGGTTATTGAAGGTGGTAATATATTGATAACTGTTCTTCCCCCGTTAAAACCACTAGAGGATTACACCACTATTCTTAAAGCTATTGCCAGGATGCTAGGAGTCTGGGTGGTTAATGTTGGCGGCTTATACCTCATTGAGAGTAACCTCCACGCGTTGAACTCAATGGTCATTGATCCAGGCGGGAGAACAGTACTATTACACCAGGATTCAACACCAGGATTAATAACAATATCCTTCAAGAAAATAAGGCAGTTACTTGAAGCCGATGAACGTGAATTCAACGCTACAGATGTTCTCAAACTAGTATTAAAGCACTATAGGAGAACCCGGGGCAAGAGCTCATTTTAA
- the upp gene encoding uracil phosphoribosyltransferase, producing MFEVRVVSRKYAQAILTSLRDENTSQIEFRKGLVRLGRILGLEIIEDFECERIDVKTPLGVKAEGCRIKDLENIIVVTVLRAAWPLTEGLIKILYTARQGVIAARRVEEEGMKNGVFKVEISYVKAPRITRNDIVVVSDVMIATGSTLVRVLDKLRELGEAKRYYVASVITTPLAISRLKRYSEERGLDLKLYTIAVDPEVNDEGYIVPGLGDAGDRAFGS from the coding sequence ATGTTCGAGGTTAGAGTTGTTAGCAGAAAGTATGCACAAGCTATTCTCACAAGCCTGCGAGACGAGAACACCAGTCAGATAGAGTTCCGTAAAGGGCTGGTGAGGCTCGGCCGGATACTCGGGTTAGAAATAATCGAGGACTTCGAGTGCGAGAGAATTGATGTTAAAACGCCACTTGGTGTTAAAGCGGAGGGGTGTAGAATCAAGGATCTGGAGAATATTATAGTGGTGACAGTGCTGAGAGCAGCATGGCCTCTCACAGAAGGCCTTATAAAAATACTGTATACTGCTAGACAGGGCGTGATAGCTGCTAGGAGAGTCGAGGAAGAAGGGATGAAGAATGGAGTATTCAAAGTGGAGATATCGTACGTTAAAGCGCCGAGAATTACTAGAAACGATATAGTTGTAGTAAGTGATGTAATGATTGCAACAGGCTCAACGCTGGTAAGAGTCCTAGATAAGCTGAGAGAGCTTGGAGAAGCGAAGAGATACTATGTGGCTTCAGTGATAACAACACCGCTCGCTATAAGCAGGCTTAAACGCTACTCTGAGGAGAGAGGATTAGACTTAAAGCTTTACACGATAGCCGTGGATCCTGAGGTAAACGATGAAGGCTATATAGTGCCCGGCCTCGGCGATGCAGGCGATAGAGCGTTTGGATCCTAG
- a CDS encoding Fis family transcriptional regulator, which translates to MIDDYTLLKAISLLNTGMNLMEAARALNLNASQLSRRLSRAIERGVIVKYLNVLIDHLATPVSILIYELRQKTRDLQCFYEKPPVVVSYYSYIGRPVVLSYVKGDYGEAIVEFSTIRACRLILHERVKKVLIPLMDPESSTIRLLDSKDVARSKVHTDEVDSEIALELFRVFNPSPIGNWRVKELAERLESSTGLKDAFYHLTRHVHALTRRKYIYRDSGVYALILASADTPSTLTALLAQLASARIILDLEQVNAVSTEPFLGVIHAWISLEALYDSKRGHDPVEKASYYIYPVIEVY; encoded by the coding sequence GTGATCGATGACTACACTCTTCTCAAAGCTATATCACTATTGAACACTGGCATGAACCTCATGGAGGCAGCTAGAGCATTAAACTTGAATGCATCCCAGCTCTCTAGAAGGCTTAGTAGAGCCATTGAGAGAGGCGTGATAGTCAAGTACCTGAATGTACTAATAGACCACTTAGCTACACCTGTATCAATACTAATCTACGAGCTACGCCAAAAAACCCGCGACCTCCAATGCTTCTATGAGAAACCGCCTGTGGTAGTATCGTATTACTCTTACATAGGGCGCCCAGTCGTTTTAAGCTACGTGAAAGGAGATTATGGAGAAGCTATTGTAGAATTCTCCACTATACGTGCCTGCAGGCTTATTCTACATGAGAGGGTTAAGAAAGTACTCATCCCACTCATGGATCCAGAGAGCAGTACTATTAGACTCCTCGACTCAAAGGATGTCGCTAGGAGTAAAGTGCACACGGATGAAGTAGATAGCGAGATAGCATTAGAGTTATTTAGAGTCTTCAATCCCTCCCCGATAGGTAACTGGAGGGTTAAAGAGCTCGCTGAGAGACTAGAGAGCAGCACCGGCTTAAAGGATGCATTCTATCATTTAACACGGCATGTTCACGCTTTAACTCGAAGAAAATACATTTACAGGGATAGCGGTGTCTACGCATTAATATTAGCCTCAGCCGATACCCCTAGCACTCTTACAGCCCTACTAGCCCAGCTAGCCAGCGCTAGGATAATATTAGATCTAGAGCAAGTAAACGCTGTAAGCACAGAGCCATTCCTAGGCGTAATTCACGCGTGGATCTCGCTTGAAGCACTCTACGATTCAAAGAGAGGGCATGACCCAGTGGAGAAAGCATCCTACTACATATACCCTGTTATCGAGGTCTATTAG
- a CDS encoding nucleotidyltransferase family protein: MAAALSDTMALVLAGGQGSRFRPYTDILPKPMIPVGLNEKPVLELIIKWLRKHGVRDILLLVNYKWKYIYNYFEDGSRFNVKIRYSIEEGAEYTGTGGAVLKVFREGLVGSRAIIWYGDILAPLDVNKLVEYHVKSKSDLTLVVAGKYKVPVGVVRIDGENNIIEIREKPVIDMNVTIGVGVLEPYLFDEKIEEELGKNFDFMGEFVPWLISRGYRVKAYVYEDVWVDVGSLESYKKLDMEWVSRIFEEY; the protein is encoded by the coding sequence ATGGCAGCTGCTCTCAGTGATACCATGGCTCTCGTGCTAGCTGGCGGGCAGGGTTCGCGGTTCCGCCCTTACACTGATATTCTCCCTAAACCCATGATCCCGGTCGGATTAAACGAGAAACCCGTCTTAGAATTAATCATTAAATGGCTTAGAAAGCACGGTGTAAGAGATATACTTCTCCTAGTAAACTACAAGTGGAAGTATATCTACAACTACTTTGAAGACGGCTCTAGATTCAACGTGAAGATAAGGTATTCTATCGAGGAGGGAGCAGAGTACACGGGTACTGGCGGAGCAGTATTGAAAGTGTTCAGGGAGGGCTTAGTTGGAAGCAGGGCTATTATATGGTATGGTGACATACTAGCTCCACTAGACGTGAATAAGCTAGTGGAGTACCATGTAAAATCGAAGAGTGATCTAACACTCGTAGTTGCAGGCAAGTATAAGGTGCCAGTGGGTGTTGTCAGAATTGACGGAGAGAACAATATTATTGAGATACGGGAGAAGCCCGTGATAGATATGAATGTGACGATAGGTGTAGGCGTGCTAGAACCCTACCTATTTGATGAAAAAATTGAAGAGGAATTAGGGAAGAACTTCGACTTCATGGGGGAATTCGTTCCATGGCTAATCAGCAGAGGCTATAGGGTTAAAGCCTACGTCTACGAGGATGTATGGGTTGATGTAGGAAGCCTTGAGAGCTATAAAAAACTAGATATGGAGTGGGTATCCAGGATCTTCGAGGAGTACTAG